Within the Salinibacterium sp. TMP30 genome, the region TGAGATGTTTGAGGCAGAAGAGTGGGCAATGCCCCACAGCGAAGCGGAACTTGGCGCGCTTGTAGCGCGCTTCGAGCAGCTTGCCGAGGCGCGCACCGAGGTTGCTGCGTCGCTGCGGCAGCACCTGCCTGCTGTTCAAGAGCGCTCACTGGCTCAAGCGGATCTCATTGCGACCATTGTGACGGAGCGGGCAGCCTAGAAGCCCAATGCTGCACTAGCGGTGGTGAACGTGCTCCCGGTCGATGTTGCTTTCGGGCTCGATTTGGAACGTTGAGTGCTCGATGCTCAGTGAAAAGTGTTCAGCGACGCACTTCTGCAGCGAGGGAAGCATTTCGGCGGCATGGCCGTCGATGAAGCAAGAGTCTTCGACGATCACGTGGGCGGTGAGCACGGGCAGGTCAGAGGAGATGCGGGTGATGTGGAGGTCGTGCACATCAGTCACATGCTCCATATCCATAATGTGTGCACGAACGTCTGCGGGATCGATGCCCTTGGGGGTGGACTCCAGCAGCACGCCGACGCTCGCCTTGAGCAGAATGATGGTGCGGGGCACGATCAGTATGGCGATCAGGATGCCGACCACGGCATCCGCCTGATACCAGCCAAAGAGGGCAATCACGATTGCGCTGAGGATCACACCGACAGACCCGAGGGCGTCGTTGACGACTTCGAGGAACGCGGCCTTCATGTTGAGGTTCGAGTTGCGCCCGCCGGTCAGCACGATCATGGCGGCGATGTTGGCGACGAGGCCGATGATTCCAAAAATCAGCAAACCTGTTGGCTGGATTTCGGGTGGATCGAAGAGTCGTCGCACGCCCTCGATGAGGGCGTAAATACCGACCGCAAAAAGCAAGCTCGATTGGGCCATCGCGCTGAGAACTTCGGTGCGTTTGAGGCCCCACGAGTGGGTGGCGGTCGCGGGGCGTTGCATGAGTCCGGCCGCGAGCAGTGCCATGAGAAGGCCAGCAGAATCGGTGAGCATGTGCGCGGTGTCGACGAGTAGCGCGAGGCTGCCAGTGACAATCGCACCGATTGCCTGAGCGATAAAGACGC harbors:
- a CDS encoding cation diffusion facilitator family transporter encodes the protein MGTSHNHATGNRNRTRLLIAFIITVGVFIAQAIGAIVTGSLALLVDTAHMLTDSAGLLMALLAAGLMQRPATATHSWGLKRTEVLSAMAQSSLLFAVGIYALIEGVRRLFDPPEIQPTGLLIFGIIGLVANIAAMIVLTGGRNSNLNMKAAFLEVVNDALGSVGVILSAIVIALFGWYQADAVVGILIAILIVPRTIILLKASVGVLLESTPKGIDPADVRAHIMDMEHVTDVHDLHITRISSDLPVLTAHVIVEDSCFIDGHAAEMLPSLQKCVAEHFSLSIEHSTFQIEPESNIDREHVHHR